In endosymbiont of unidentified scaly snail isolate Monju, the following are encoded in one genomic region:
- the arsS gene encoding arsenosugar biosynthesis radical SAM (seleno)protein ArsS (Some members of this family are selenoproteins.) — protein MLDTASRLFPGTFPALRRDRLHTLQVNLGYRCKQQCQHCHVNAGPNRSEAMSEENLARVQQVLAGGGIETLDLTGGAPELHPGFRELVRFARGQGVRVIDRCNLTILGEPGQEDLAAFLAAHQVEVVASLPCYLEENVDAQRGRGVFRRSIEGLRRLNALGYGAGEGLVLSLVYNPVGPVLPPPQQALEADYRERLAAYGVRFDHLLTIANMPIQRFGSLLASKGQFDDYLALLKSAHREENLAAVMCRSLVSVDWQGRLYDCDFNQMLGLPLCDGGRPLHLDSLKPGRLEGLAIAVADHCYGCTAGQGSSCGGALT, from the coding sequence ATGCTCGATACCGCCAGTCGTCTGTTTCCCGGTACCTTCCCCGCCTTGCGGCGCGACCGCCTGCACACCCTGCAGGTGAATCTGGGGTATCGCTGCAAGCAGCAGTGCCAGCATTGCCATGTCAATGCCGGGCCCAACCGTTCCGAGGCGATGAGCGAGGAGAACCTGGCGCGCGTGCAGCAGGTGCTGGCGGGCGGAGGCATCGAGACCCTGGACCTCACCGGCGGTGCGCCGGAGCTGCACCCGGGTTTTCGCGAGCTGGTGCGTTTCGCCCGCGGGCAGGGGGTGCGGGTGATCGACCGCTGCAACCTCACCATCCTGGGCGAGCCGGGACAGGAGGACCTGGCCGCGTTCCTCGCCGCCCACCAGGTGGAGGTGGTCGCCTCCCTGCCCTGCTATCTCGAGGAGAACGTCGACGCCCAGCGTGGGCGCGGCGTGTTCCGGCGCAGTATCGAGGGCCTGCGCCGGCTCAACGCGCTGGGTTACGGCGCGGGCGAGGGGTTGGTGCTCAGCCTGGTCTACAATCCCGTCGGCCCGGTGCTGCCGCCGCCGCAACAGGCGCTCGAGGCCGATTACCGCGAGCGTCTGGCCGCCTACGGGGTACGTTTCGACCACCTGCTCACCATCGCCAACATGCCTATCCAGCGCTTCGGCAGCCTGCTCGCCTCGAAGGGGCAGTTCGATGACTACCTGGCCCTGCTCAAGTCGGCGCACCGCGAGGAGAATCTGGCCGCGGTGATGTGCCGCTCGCTGGTGAGCGTGGACTGGCAGGGACGGCTGTACGATTGCGACTTCAACCAGATGCTCGGGCTGCCGCTGTGTGACGGTGGGCGTCCCCTGCACCTGGACAGCCTGAAGCCCGGACGCCTGGAGGGGCTGGCGATCGCGGTGGCCGATCATTGCTACGGTTGTACTGCCGGGCAGGGCAGCAGTTGCGGCGGGGCGCTGACGTGA
- a CDS encoding TIGR04283 family arsenosugar biosynthesis glycosyltransferase — MTTSIVVPVRDEGAVIEHLLAALQPARAAGHELIVVDGESADDTRERAVPHCDRLLVSPPGRARQLNAGARVAGGDWLWFLHADSGFPEGVMAALSRLSACEGGWGRFDVRLDDPAPVFRVIETAMNWRSRLTGIATGDQGIFVRRALFEQVGGFPEIPLMEDLALSERLRRHGWPACLRPPLHTSARRWRRHGVLRTVLLMWRLRLAWFLGADPAVLARRYASCSSPTRAS; from the coding sequence GTGACCACCAGCATCGTGGTGCCGGTGCGCGACGAGGGCGCGGTGATCGAGCACCTGCTCGCGGCATTGCAGCCGGCGCGCGCCGCCGGGCACGAGCTGATCGTGGTCGATGGCGAGAGCGCCGACGATACCCGCGAACGCGCCGTGCCGCATTGCGACCGCCTGCTGGTCTCTCCGCCTGGCCGCGCGCGGCAGCTGAACGCCGGTGCCCGGGTGGCCGGAGGCGACTGGCTGTGGTTCCTGCATGCCGATAGTGGTTTCCCCGAAGGCGTGATGGCGGCGTTGTCGCGCCTGTCTGCCTGTGAGGGTGGCTGGGGCCGTTTCGATGTGCGCCTGGACGACCCGGCCCCCGTGTTCCGGGTGATCGAGACGGCGATGAACTGGCGTTCGCGACTCACCGGCATCGCCACCGGCGACCAGGGGATCTTCGTGCGTCGCGCCCTGTTCGAGCAGGTCGGTGGTTTCCCCGAGATCCCGCTGATGGAAGACCTCGCGCTGTCGGAACGGTTGCGCCGGCACGGCTGGCCCGCCTGCCTGCGTCCACCGCTGCATACGTCGGCCCGGCGCTGGCGCCGACACGGGGTGCTGCGTACCGTGCTGCTGATGTGGCGGTTGCGCCTGGCCTGGTTCCTGGGGGCCGACCCGGCGGTGTTGGCCCGCCGTTACGCATCATGCAGTTCCCCGACGCGCGCATCCTGA
- a CDS encoding TIGR04282 family arsenosugar biosynthesis glycosyltransferase encodes MQFPDARILIFARAPVPGRVKTRLIPALGTEGACALYRDCLLHVVEMACVAGLAPVELWCAPDATHPVFAQLASRWPLTLRVQQGDDLGARMRHAAAAALHGARKVVLIGSDVPALGSVHLQRALCDLEAFEVVMNPAEDGGYVLLGVRTDHPGLFEDMPWGGEQVAAETRRRCRAAGLRLREGERLWDLDRPNDLARLAAVPALEAWVGRVQHLPSECPPATLPPGRGE; translated from the coding sequence ATGCAGTTCCCCGACGCGCGCATCCTGATCTTCGCCCGGGCCCCGGTGCCGGGGCGAGTGAAGACGCGCCTGATCCCGGCGTTGGGAACCGAGGGGGCCTGCGCGCTGTATCGCGATTGTCTTCTGCACGTGGTCGAGATGGCCTGCGTGGCGGGCCTGGCACCGGTCGAGCTGTGGTGTGCCCCGGATGCCACTCACCCCGTGTTTGCGCAGCTGGCGTCACGCTGGCCGTTGACCTTGCGGGTCCAGCAGGGTGACGACCTGGGTGCGCGCATGCGGCACGCCGCGGCGGCGGCTCTGCACGGGGCACGAAAGGTCGTGTTGATCGGCAGCGACGTGCCGGCGCTGGGCAGTGTGCATCTGCAACGGGCGTTGTGCGATCTGGAGGCGTTCGAGGTGGTGATGAACCCGGCCGAGGATGGCGGCTATGTGTTGCTGGGGGTGCGTACCGATCACCCCGGACTGTTCGAGGACATGCCCTGGGGCGGCGAACAGGTTGCCGCGGAGACGCGCCGGCGCTGCCGCGCGGCGGGACTGCGGCTGCGCGAGGGTGAACGGCTATGGGATCTCGATCGGCCGAACGATCTGGCGCGGCTCGCCGCCGTGCCGGCGTTGGAAGCGTGGGTCGGGCGTGTTCAGCACTTGCCCAGCGAGTGCCCGCCGGCAACACTGCCGCCGGGCCGGGGCGAATAG
- a CDS encoding flagella synthesis protein FlgN has translation MHDANTLKAPFRATLEASLAELRVLRDILLEEQRALSGGDAASLEQAVRQKNDCLAQLEHSVRAREQMLQQVGLPGGLGGAERFVSQHFAPDELAETWHELLTLSREVAELNDHNGKLALAGERHARQALGILTGRPASPDTYSPRPGGSVAGGHSLGKC, from the coding sequence GTGCACGACGCCAACACGCTCAAGGCCCCCTTCCGCGCCACTCTCGAGGCCTCGCTGGCGGAACTGCGCGTGCTGCGCGACATCCTGCTCGAAGAGCAACGGGCCCTGAGTGGTGGTGACGCGGCCTCGCTGGAGCAGGCCGTGCGCCAGAAGAACGACTGTCTGGCACAACTCGAGCACAGCGTGCGCGCCCGCGAACAGATGCTGCAACAGGTCGGGTTGCCCGGTGGCCTGGGCGGCGCCGAACGCTTCGTCAGCCAACACTTCGCACCGGACGAACTGGCGGAGACCTGGCACGAATTGCTCACGCTCTCGCGCGAGGTGGCCGAGCTGAACGACCACAACGGCAAGCTGGCGCTGGCCGGCGAACGTCACGCCCGTCAGGCACTGGGCATCCTCACCGGCCGCCCGGCCAGCCCCGATACCTATTCGCCCCGGCCCGGCGGCAGTGTTGCCGGCGGGCACTCGCTGGGCAAGTGCTGA
- the flgM gene encoding flagellar biosynthesis anti-sigma factor FlgM has translation MSIEINGSNGRPPLGTTETMQSSGARNDSKESGVTGQARTVADTFQMTDRANRLQQLEQEIASQPVVDSQRVQDVQRALATGILEIDPARVADKLLRFEAGLGEQG, from the coding sequence ATGAGTATCGAGATCAACGGTTCCAACGGCCGCCCCCCACTGGGCACCACGGAGACCATGCAGTCCAGCGGCGCGCGCAACGACAGCAAGGAAAGCGGCGTCACCGGCCAGGCGCGCACCGTGGCCGACACCTTCCAGATGACCGACCGCGCCAACCGCCTGCAGCAGCTCGAGCAGGAGATCGCCAGCCAGCCGGTGGTGGACAGCCAGCGTGTGCAGGATGTGCAGCGGGCGCTGGCCACCGGCATCCTGGAGATCGACCCGGCACGGGTCGCCGACAAGTTGCTCCGCTTCGAGGCCGGCCTGGGCGAGCAGGGCTGA
- the flgA gene encoding flagellar basal body P-ring formation chaperone FlgA, whose translation MRQFIDTLHAWPWLLCLLILATTAGAGNDTTESHQRIREAARAHVLARADQLPGQIEVKIARLDPRLRLRRCERPLETYDSPNGLRPGRNVVGVRCTGQHPWKLYVTVDIATLQPVVVAARPLARGQQVSAADLRIEQRDTARLHQAFYTQTRDLIGQRARRQIAAGRILHPGLLERRRLVRRGGTVQIVVQRGPLQVRVQGKALQNGALGDRIRVRNQASGREITGEVIAAGTVQVAH comes from the coding sequence ATGCGTCAATTCATTGACACCTTGCATGCCTGGCCCTGGCTGCTGTGCCTGCTGATACTGGCAACGACAGCAGGAGCGGGCAATGACACCACCGAATCGCACCAGCGCATCCGCGAGGCCGCGCGCGCCCATGTGCTGGCCCGCGCCGACCAGCTGCCCGGGCAGATCGAGGTGAAGATCGCGCGCCTGGACCCACGCCTGCGGCTACGTCGCTGCGAACGCCCGCTCGAGACCTATGACTCGCCCAACGGCTTGCGCCCGGGGCGCAACGTGGTGGGCGTGCGCTGCACCGGCCAGCATCCCTGGAAACTGTACGTCACGGTCGATATCGCCACCCTGCAACCGGTGGTGGTGGCGGCCCGGCCGCTGGCCCGTGGTCAGCAGGTCAGCGCGGCCGATCTGCGCATCGAGCAGCGCGACACCGCGCGCCTGCACCAGGCCTTCTACACCCAGACCCGCGACCTGATCGGCCAGCGCGCACGCCGCCAGATCGCCGCTGGTCGCATCCTGCACCCCGGCCTGCTCGAGCGCCGCCGTCTGGTACGCCGTGGCGGCACGGTGCAGATCGTGGTGCAGCGCGGCCCCCTGCAGGTACGCGTGCAAGGCAAGGCCCTGCAGAACGGCGCCCTGGGCGACCGCATCCGCGTGCGCAACCAGGCCTCGGGGCGCGAGATCACCGGCGAGGTGATCGCCGCCGGCACCGTGCAGGTAGCCCACTGA
- a CDS encoding chemotaxis protein CheV has product MAGILDGVDLRTQLAGHNRLELLLFRLGGKQRYGINVFKVQEVIHCPPLTRVPQAHPVVKGIANMRGKTITIMDLSMAIGGPPLEDYENKFTVITEYNRRVQGFLVDSVDRIINMNWQDILPPPRGAAEGTYMTAVTQMDGELVEIIDVEKVLKEVIGGQEDVSEGVIEERTDEQPHHVLVVDDSSVARNQVTRVLKRMGVDFTACKDGQEAWEQLQSWLDDERNVEDFLSLVISDVEMPRMDGYSLTKKIREHPALEKLHVILHTSLSGVFNKTMVAKVGANDFLPKWEPDTLAMIVQEQLRQHDQARADAA; this is encoded by the coding sequence ATGGCGGGAATTCTCGACGGCGTCGATTTGCGCACCCAACTGGCCGGGCACAACCGTCTGGAGCTGTTGCTGTTTCGCCTCGGGGGCAAGCAGCGTTACGGCATCAACGTGTTCAAGGTGCAGGAGGTCATTCACTGCCCGCCGCTGACACGGGTGCCGCAGGCGCACCCGGTGGTCAAGGGCATCGCCAACATGCGTGGCAAGACCATCACCATCATGGACCTGTCGATGGCCATCGGTGGACCGCCGCTGGAAGACTACGAGAACAAGTTCACTGTCATCACCGAGTACAACCGGCGTGTGCAGGGCTTTCTGGTCGATTCGGTGGACCGTATCATCAACATGAACTGGCAGGATATCCTGCCGCCACCCCGTGGCGCGGCCGAGGGCACCTACATGACGGCGGTCACTCAGATGGACGGCGAGCTGGTCGAGATCATCGACGTGGAGAAGGTGCTCAAGGAGGTGATCGGTGGGCAGGAAGATGTGTCCGAAGGGGTGATCGAGGAACGGACAGACGAACAGCCGCACCATGTGCTGGTGGTCGACGATTCCAGTGTCGCGCGCAACCAGGTCACCCGGGTCCTCAAGCGGATGGGCGTGGATTTCACTGCCTGCAAGGACGGACAGGAGGCCTGGGAGCAATTGCAGTCCTGGCTGGATGATGAACGCAATGTCGAGGATTTCCTGTCGCTGGTAATCTCGGATGTGGAGATGCCGCGCATGGACGGCTATTCACTCACCAAGAAGATCCGTGAACATCCGGCGCTCGAGAAGCTGCATGTCATTCTGCACACCTCGCTCAGCGGCGTGTTCAACAAGACCATGGTCGCCAAGGTTGGCGCCAATGACTTCCTTCCCAAGTGGGAACCGGATACCCTGGCGATGATCGTGCAGGAACAACTGCGCCAGCACGATCAGGCACGTGCCGATGCGGCGTGA
- a CDS encoding CheR family methyltransferase gives MKGGVSLSEEQYQAIARYLERCAGIRLGAGKEYLVVSRLRGVLQRHGLAGFDALVQALQAGGDRAIQTAVVDAMTTNETFWFRDAAHYRILVEQLLPACIGRTARIWSAAASTGQEPYSITFAIQEAVLSGRLPRGFDYQILGTDISPSALAQAEAARYCGLAGVRGLTLEQRQRFFVDDGDCIEVQAAYRRQVRFRPFNLLDSFDQLGRFDVIFCRNVLIYFSQERKRDILERFHRTLNPGGALFLGSTESMSEHADLFEMERHGTGLVYRRC, from the coding sequence ATGAAAGGAGGCGTCAGCCTGTCGGAAGAGCAGTACCAGGCCATCGCCCGTTACCTGGAGCGGTGCGCGGGCATTCGCCTGGGAGCCGGCAAGGAATACCTGGTGGTGAGTCGCCTGCGCGGTGTGCTTCAGCGGCATGGCCTGGCTGGCTTCGATGCCCTCGTGCAGGCCCTGCAAGCGGGCGGTGACCGCGCGATACAGACCGCGGTGGTCGATGCGATGACTACCAATGAGACCTTCTGGTTCCGCGATGCCGCTCATTACCGCATCCTGGTCGAACAATTGTTGCCCGCCTGCATCGGCCGTACCGCGCGTATCTGGTCGGCGGCCGCTTCCACCGGCCAGGAACCCTACAGCATCACCTTCGCCATTCAGGAGGCGGTGCTCTCTGGCCGCCTGCCGCGCGGCTTCGACTACCAGATCCTGGGGACCGACATCTCACCCTCCGCGTTGGCCCAGGCCGAGGCCGCCCGCTACTGCGGGCTGGCAGGGGTGCGCGGACTGACCCTGGAACAGCGCCAGCGTTTCTTTGTGGACGACGGTGACTGCATCGAGGTCCAGGCCGCCTACCGGCGGCAGGTGCGTTTTCGTCCTTTCAACCTGCTCGATTCCTTCGATCAGCTCGGGCGTTTCGACGTCATCTTCTGCCGCAACGTGCTCATCTATTTTTCGCAGGAGCGCAAGCGCGACATCCTCGAGCGTTTCCATCGCACCTTGAATCCCGGCGGCGCCCTGTTCCTGGGTTCCACCGAGTCGATGAGTGAACACGCCGACCTGTTCGAGATGGAACGGCACGGCACAGGGCTGGTGTATCGCCGGTGCTGA
- the flgB gene encoding flagellar basal body rod protein FlgB, with protein sequence MNLDKVFGIHEQALQLRARRAEVLAANLANADTPGYKARDFDFREILRGQLPPQVQLAATRPGHIVPPREALPPAALQYRVPQQPSLDGNTVEVEREQVEYSANAVQYQASLRFLDETIRTLRTAIKGAAQ encoded by the coding sequence ATGAATCTCGACAAGGTCTTTGGCATTCACGAACAGGCATTGCAGTTGCGTGCGCGCCGAGCCGAGGTGCTGGCCGCCAACCTGGCGAATGCCGACACTCCCGGCTACAAGGCACGTGATTTCGATTTCCGCGAGATCCTGCGTGGCCAGTTGCCCCCGCAGGTACAGCTCGCGGCGACCCGGCCCGGGCATATCGTCCCACCGCGCGAGGCGCTGCCGCCTGCTGCACTGCAATACCGCGTACCCCAGCAGCCTTCGCTCGACGGCAACACCGTGGAGGTAGAGCGCGAGCAGGTCGAATACAGCGCCAACGCGGTGCAGTACCAGGCCAGCCTGCGCTTTCTCGACGAGACCATTCGCACGCTCAGGACCGCCATCAAGGGGGCTGCCCAATGA
- the flgC gene encoding flagellar basal body rod protein FlgC, translating to MSSFKIFDIAGSGMNAQNLRLNIVSSNLANVDAVSSSAGETYRAREPVFRAILDRFDPQAPAQGVSMVGVVESQAPLVREYAPNHPMADEDGYIYRPNVNAVEEMANMISASRAYQNNVEVLNAARQMLMATINLGR from the coding sequence ATGAGTAGCTTCAAGATCTTCGATATTGCCGGCTCCGGCATGAATGCGCAGAACCTGCGCCTGAACATCGTCTCTTCCAACCTGGCCAACGTGGATGCGGTATCGAGCAGCGCGGGCGAGACCTACCGGGCGCGCGAGCCGGTGTTTCGCGCCATCCTCGATCGCTTCGACCCGCAGGCGCCGGCGCAGGGCGTGAGCATGGTCGGTGTGGTCGAGAGCCAGGCGCCGCTGGTGCGCGAATACGCGCCGAATCACCCGATGGCGGACGAGGACGGCTACATCTACCGGCCCAATGTGAACGCCGTCGAAGAGATGGCCAACATGATTTCCGCTTCACGCGCCTATCAGAACAACGTGGAGGTGCTCAACGCAGCCCGCCAGATGCTGATGGCGACCATCAATCTCGGACGTTGA
- a CDS encoding flagellar hook assembly protein FlgD, with translation MSVTALDNTQDPFAALGLSRREEQQGTNDPSELGMGTFLKLMVTQMNNQDPFKPMENGDFLAQIAQFGAVSGLDRLNTQISDLSTSLTSGQALQAGGLVGHEVLVPVDSGYLAPGGSIRGQVELPQSSPEVTLRIHDQAGQLVRELPLGGAPGGPLRFDWDGTDDAGAHLPPGRYRVSVTAVQGESSVDLQTQLFSRVESVSLSAREGLTLNLEGLGPVAFANIQQIF, from the coding sequence ATGAGTGTGACCGCACTGGACAATACCCAGGACCCCTTCGCCGCGTTGGGACTGAGCCGCCGCGAGGAACAGCAGGGGACCAATGATCCCTCCGAGCTGGGCATGGGGACCTTCCTCAAGCTGATGGTGACCCAGATGAACAACCAGGACCCGTTCAAGCCCATGGAGAACGGCGACTTCCTCGCACAGATCGCGCAGTTCGGTGCGGTCTCCGGGCTGGATCGGCTCAATACCCAGATCAGCGACCTGTCCACTTCGCTCACCTCGGGCCAGGCCCTGCAGGCCGGTGGACTGGTGGGGCACGAGGTCCTGGTGCCGGTGGACAGCGGCTACCTGGCGCCTGGCGGCAGTATTCGCGGCCAGGTCGAGCTGCCGCAGTCCAGCCCCGAGGTGACGCTGCGCATCCACGACCAGGCCGGGCAACTGGTGCGCGAGCTGCCGCTGGGCGGCGCACCCGGTGGTCCGCTGCGCTTCGACTGGGATGGCACCGACGACGCCGGCGCCCATCTGCCGCCCGGCCGCTACCGGGTAAGTGTCACCGCGGTCCAGGGCGAGAGCAGCGTCGATCTGCAGACCCAGCTGTTCTCGCGGGTGGAATCGGTCAGCCTGTCCGCCCGCGAGGGCCTGACCCTGAATCTCGAAGGCCTGGGACCGGTGGCCTTCGCCAACATTCAACAGATCTTCTGA
- the flgE gene encoding flagellar hook protein FlgE yields the protein MSFRIALSGLNAASTDLEVTGNNIANASTIGFKESRAEFADMYASAIQDTSKNAAGQGVQVARIAQQFGQGSVDFTSNNLDLAISGQGFFVLQNPDGTISYTRAGAYSVDRNGYVINHANDRLQVYPAVNGVGGTTTFNTGVLQDLQLPTTPSAPQPTSEVTASLNLNSSETVPAVAFDPANPASYNSSTSTTIYDSLGNPHTATFYFRKTANNAWDSYVYVDGNSIQTGTTTPPATADVALSFSASGALTSPAGGIATLSTFTPSGGGAPLTIDLNLTGTTQYGAAFGVNNLIQDGYTSGRLAGVDIDTEGVIFARYTNGQSSALGKVALAKFNNNQGLRQVGDTAWVESYQSGAAQLGEAGTSSFGQIQSGALEASNVDVAEQLVNLITAQRNFQANAKAISTGDQITQAIINLAR from the coding sequence ATGTCCTTTCGCATCGCACTCAGCGGCCTGAACGCCGCATCCACGGACCTCGAGGTCACCGGCAACAATATCGCCAACGCATCGACCATCGGCTTCAAGGAGTCGCGCGCCGAGTTCGCCGACATGTATGCCAGTGCCATCCAGGATACCTCCAAGAACGCGGCAGGGCAGGGCGTGCAGGTGGCGCGCATCGCCCAGCAGTTCGGCCAGGGCTCGGTGGACTTCACCTCCAACAATCTCGATCTGGCGATCAGTGGTCAGGGCTTCTTCGTGCTGCAGAATCCGGATGGCACCATCAGCTATACCCGGGCCGGGGCCTACAGCGTGGACCGCAACGGTTATGTCATCAATCACGCCAACGACCGGCTCCAGGTGTACCCGGCGGTCAACGGGGTGGGCGGCACGACCACCTTCAACACCGGGGTATTGCAGGATCTGCAACTGCCCACCACGCCCAGCGCGCCGCAACCCACCAGCGAGGTGACCGCTTCGCTGAACCTGAATTCTTCCGAGACGGTGCCGGCGGTAGCCTTCGACCCGGCCAACCCGGCCAGCTACAACAGCTCGACCTCGACCACCATCTACGACTCGCTGGGCAATCCGCACACCGCAACCTTCTATTTCCGCAAGACCGCCAACAATGCCTGGGACAGCTATGTGTACGTGGATGGCAACAGCATCCAGACCGGTACCACCACGCCCCCGGCGACCGCCGACGTGGCGCTGAGCTTCAGCGCCTCGGGCGCCCTGACCTCGCCGGCAGGCGGCATTGCCACCCTGAGTACCTTCACCCCGTCCGGTGGCGGGGCACCGCTCACCATCGACCTCAACCTCACGGGCACCACCCAGTACGGTGCGGCCTTCGGGGTCAACAACCTCATTCAGGATGGCTATACCTCGGGTCGCCTGGCCGGCGTGGACATCGACACCGAGGGTGTGATCTTCGCGCGTTATACCAACGGCCAGTCTTCGGCGCTGGGCAAGGTGGCGTTGGCCAAGTTCAACAACAACCAGGGATTACGCCAGGTCGGTGACACCGCCTGGGTGGAGTCCTACCAGTCGGGCGCGGCGCAGCTGGGCGAGGCCGGGACCTCGAGCTTCGGGCAGATCCAGTCAGGGGCACTGGAGGCATCGAACGTGGACGTGGCGGAACAGCTGGTCAACCTGATCACTGCGCAGCGCAACTTCCAGGCCAATGCCAAGGCCATTTCCACGGGTGACCAGATCACCCAGGCCATCATCAACCTGGCCCGCTGA
- the flgF gene encoding flagellar basal-body rod protein FlgF produces the protein MDRMLYIAMSGARETLIAQGNASNNLANANTTGFLADLNQFRSMPVYGPGHPTRVYALDERPQTDFTHGVITQTGRALDVAVKDGGWIAVQARDGSEAYTRRGDLKVDASGLLVTGNGLPVLGDGGPIALPPYDAIQIGSDGTISIRPQGAAASELAVIDRIKLVAPQFDRMVKGEDGLMRLKDGGEAEAAAEQRLVSGALEASNVNIVNEMVEMIELQRRFEMQIKLMKTAEETASASASVVRPV, from the coding sequence ATGGACCGTATGCTGTATATCGCCATGAGCGGCGCGCGCGAGACCTTGATCGCCCAGGGCAATGCGAGCAACAACCTGGCGAACGCCAATACCACCGGCTTTCTGGCGGACCTCAACCAGTTTCGCAGCATGCCGGTCTATGGGCCCGGGCATCCTACTCGCGTATACGCCCTGGACGAGCGGCCGCAGACCGATTTCACGCACGGCGTCATCACCCAGACCGGGCGGGCCCTGGACGTGGCGGTCAAGGACGGTGGCTGGATCGCGGTGCAGGCGCGCGACGGTTCCGAGGCCTATACCCGGCGTGGTGACCTGAAGGTCGATGCCTCGGGCCTGCTGGTCACCGGCAACGGCTTGCCGGTACTGGGCGATGGGGGTCCTATCGCGTTGCCGCCCTACGATGCCATCCAGATCGGCAGCGATGGCACCATCTCGATTCGCCCGCAGGGTGCGGCGGCCAGCGAGCTGGCGGTAATCGATCGCATCAAGCTGGTGGCACCGCAGTTCGATCGCATGGTCAAGGGTGAGGATGGTCTGATGCGCCTGAAGGATGGTGGCGAGGCCGAGGCGGCGGCCGAGCAGCGCCTGGTCTCGGGCGCGCTGGAGGCGAGCAACGTCAACATCGTCAACGAGATGGTGGAGATGATCGAGTTGCAGCGCCGCTTCGAGATGCAGATCAAGCTGATGAAGACCGCCGAGGAGACCGCCTCGGCCAGCGCTTCGGTCGTGCGCCCGGTCTGA
- a CDS encoding SH3 domain-containing protein, producing MKQNTLAAWLLILSLAPLPLQAEQAADAKTSSLSLVLKETLRLAHEGDPQAQYVLGLFYEAGQERTRDIEKAIAWYEKAAAQGYGKAMVNLGAIYHKGKGVERDPEKARYWYEKAAAKGIAKAQYNLALLYASRPPEERDLQQSFRWFTLAARQGHAWAQMNLGIMYAEGYGTERDDGLAVFWEALAAQQGVEPARKRVEEYVQRLPRLRIHRTRVNIRIQPDLQAEIIDRRNAGDIVYRLGESRDGQWYEIYLPEGHLIGYVAAFLAEEAD from the coding sequence ATGAAGCAGAACACCCTTGCCGCCTGGCTGCTGATCCTTTCCCTGGCCCCCCTGCCCCTCCAGGCGGAACAGGCCGCAGACGCGAAAACCTCATCCCTTTCGCTGGTGCTGAAGGAGACACTGCGACTGGCCCACGAGGGTGATCCACAAGCCCAGTACGTGCTCGGGCTTTTCTACGAAGCGGGACAGGAAAGGACCCGCGATATCGAGAAGGCCATTGCCTGGTACGAAAAGGCTGCGGCACAAGGGTATGGCAAGGCCATGGTCAACCTCGGCGCCATCTACCACAAGGGCAAGGGGGTCGAGCGCGATCCCGAAAAGGCCCGCTACTGGTACGAGAAGGCCGCCGCCAAGGGGATAGCCAAGGCGCAATACAACCTGGCCCTGCTGTATGCCAGCCGTCCACCGGAAGAGCGGGATCTGCAGCAATCGTTCCGCTGGTTCACCCTGGCCGCGCGCCAGGGCCATGCCTGGGCACAGATGAACCTGGGCATCATGTATGCCGAGGGCTACGGTACGGAGCGCGACGACGGCCTGGCCGTGTTCTGGGAAGCGCTGGCGGCACAGCAGGGAGTGGAACCGGCCCGCAAGCGGGTCGAGGAATACGTACAGCGCCTGCCGCGCCTGCGCATCCATCGTACCCGAGTCAACATCCGCATCCAGCCCGATCTGCAAGCCGAAATCATCGATCGGCGCAACGCCGGCGATATCGTCTATCGGCTCGGGGAGTCCCGGGACGGGCAGTGGTATGAGATCTACCTGCCCGAGGGCCATCTCATCGGCTATGTCGCCGCCTTCCTGGCCGAGGAGGCCGACTAA